In Trichocoleus desertorum ATA4-8-CV12, a genomic segment contains:
- a CDS encoding aminodeoxychorismate/anthranilate synthase component II, whose protein sequence is MILVIDNYDSFTYNLVQYLGELGVELPVAAEVQVYRNDKISLEQVQQLQPDGVVISPGPGRPEDAGVSLELIRQLGPTLPILGVCLGHQSIGQVFGGNIVRASELMHGKTSQVHHTGLGVFRDLENPFTATRYHSLVIEPQTCPDALEVTAWVDDGTIMGVRHRNYPHIEGVQFHPESILTQSGKQLLRNFLLSVSDRQLAVKA, encoded by the coding sequence TTGATTCTTGTTATTGATAACTACGACAGTTTTACTTACAACCTGGTGCAGTATCTGGGTGAACTCGGTGTCGAGCTACCCGTCGCGGCAGAAGTTCAGGTCTACCGCAACGACAAAATTTCTCTAGAGCAAGTGCAGCAACTCCAGCCTGATGGTGTGGTGATTTCCCCAGGGCCAGGTCGCCCAGAAGATGCAGGAGTTTCTCTGGAGCTGATTCGCCAGTTGGGGCCAACTCTACCCATTTTGGGAGTTTGCTTAGGTCATCAAAGTATTGGGCAAGTCTTCGGCGGCAATATTGTCCGAGCCTCAGAATTGATGCATGGCAAAACCTCGCAAGTTCACCACACAGGGCTTGGAGTGTTTCGAGACCTAGAAAACCCGTTCACCGCGACTCGGTATCATAGCTTGGTGATTGAGCCACAAACCTGCCCGGATGCTCTGGAAGTGACCGCTTGGGTAGATGACGGCACGATTATGGGGGTGCGACATCGGAACTATCCTCATATCGAAGGCGTCCAATTTCATCCAGAGAGTATTTTGACTCAGTCAGGTAAGCAGCTATTGCGGAACTTTCTATTGTCGGTGAGCGATCGCCAGTTGGCGGTTAAGGCTTAG
- a CDS encoding carboxylate-amine ligase: MQTLDFSSSEQAEQFHHLQGLLADRWQAIESFDPSDADIVVIPSLSLDQRELLKIQGVHHYEERLLFSLIRLRNPRTRLIYITSQPLHPSIIDYYLQLLPGIPFSHARDRLLLFSTYDSASTSLTQKILERPRLMERIRQALRPDKTFMICYNSSPLERDLSCQLNVPLYALDPDLLYWGTKSGSRQIFAESGVPCPDGSELVKSIDELAEVAAELWERQPHLQRMVVKLNEGFSGEGNALLDLRPILSLAPGQATHAERVSTIGDRFESMSFQAKSEVWSNFSSRIPELGAIAEAFIEGEEKRSPSVQGRITPTGEVEILSTHDQILGGPDGQIYLGCRFPADESYRLKLQELGRQVGKNLAAKGVLERFGVDFLAVPHHDPQTEQTQWDLQAIEINLRKGGTTHPFMTLKFLTNGRYDLSSGLFYSQQGRPKYYMATDNLQKERYRGLLPNDLMDIIAHHQLHFDSSTETGTVFHLMGALSEFGKVGVTSIGNSLQQAEDIYNRVVKVLDEETQQKPSVNWPSQPHVPITWQR; the protein is encoded by the coding sequence ATGCAAACTCTTGATTTTTCTTCCTCCGAGCAGGCAGAGCAGTTTCACCATCTACAGGGTTTGTTGGCCGATCGCTGGCAGGCGATAGAGTCGTTCGATCCGAGCGATGCGGATATTGTCGTGATTCCTTCCCTGAGCTTAGATCAGCGAGAGTTGCTCAAGATTCAGGGGGTACACCACTACGAAGAACGGTTGTTGTTCTCACTGATTCGTCTGCGTAACCCTCGGACTCGGCTGATTTACATCACGTCGCAGCCGCTGCACCCCAGCATCATTGATTACTATCTGCAACTGTTGCCTGGGATTCCCTTTTCCCATGCTCGCGATCGCCTGTTGCTGTTTTCTACCTACGATTCTGCATCCACCTCGCTAACTCAGAAGATTTTAGAGCGTCCGCGCTTGATGGAGCGGATTCGGCAGGCGTTGCGCCCTGACAAGACCTTTATGATCTGCTACAACTCCAGCCCCTTGGAGCGGGATTTGTCTTGTCAGCTCAATGTACCTCTATATGCTCTTGATCCAGATCTGTTGTACTGGGGGACAAAAAGCGGTAGCCGCCAAATCTTTGCTGAATCTGGGGTTCCCTGCCCCGACGGTAGCGAGTTAGTGAAGAGTATAGACGAACTAGCCGAGGTGGCAGCAGAGTTGTGGGAGCGCCAACCTCACTTGCAACGCATGGTGGTGAAGTTGAATGAAGGCTTTTCCGGTGAAGGCAATGCCCTTCTAGATCTCCGTCCCATTCTCAGCTTGGCTCCGGGACAGGCAACTCACGCAGAACGAGTGAGCACTATTGGCGATCGCTTTGAAAGTATGAGCTTTCAGGCGAAGTCTGAGGTTTGGAGTAACTTTAGTAGCCGCATTCCGGAACTAGGAGCGATCGCCGAGGCCTTCATTGAAGGAGAGGAAAAGCGATCGCCCAGTGTGCAAGGTCGCATTACCCCGACAGGCGAGGTAGAAATTCTCTCTACCCACGATCAAATTCTCGGTGGCCCTGATGGACAAATTTATTTAGGTTGCCGCTTTCCCGCCGATGAATCTTACCGTTTAAAACTGCAAGAGTTAGGACGACAAGTAGGCAAGAATCTAGCGGCCAAAGGGGTTCTAGAGCGATTTGGGGTTGATTTTCTCGCGGTGCCACATCACGATCCCCAAACTGAACAAACCCAATGGGACTTGCAGGCGATCGAAATTAATTTGCGTAAAGGGGGGACGACTCACCCCTTCATGACCCTAAAGTTTCTCACCAACGGTCGCTATGACCTCTCTAGTGGCTTGTTCTACAGCCAACAAGGGCGACCTAAGTATTACATGGCCACCGATAACCTACAAAAAGAACGCTATCGCGGGTTGCTCCCCAACGACCTGATGGACATCATCGCCCACCATCAGTTGCACTTTGACAGCAGTACTGAAACGGGAACTGTGTTTCATCTGATGGGAGCGTTATCTGAGTTTGGCAAAGTGGGAGTTACTAGCATTGGCAACTCACTTCAGCAAGCAGAAGACATCTACAACCGAGTGGTCAAAGTTTTAGATGAAGAAACTCAACAGAAACCCTCTGTCAATTGGCCTTCTCAACCGCACGTGCCGATTACTTGGCAGCGATAG
- a CDS encoding trypsin-like peptidase domain-containing protein produces MKKGLWSLLLALLILWSFSLPAFASPAPVLSQAQSNTSESLAQGNCPRPLQSAIAPEPLSAAISINPEGLPRIGVARIRSRILPGVVIGGHHEGVLKILQQRYTASGQLDEQLEDAALQAIEDELVDAGYNVGRSEQHSVFDEQLMEESEPVRFLVGGKITKVELNSYSSFFNSRTSDQRTIQWEIFDRDTNKVIVRQATTGQAEVEGIDNPAATYEAIRASFKVLLAQPSFANSLQQAVGRDLAPTAAKTYQIAALSSSQLPLSTEQIASHTIPSVVWIRTPTGRGTGFVIDSSGLILTNQHVVGSAFSVKVKLYDGSTQTGRVLKRNAAFDVALVKLEGDVGNLPALAIADLSAVKVGQEVVAIGNPIAYSNTVTKGIVSGIRTIGSRDLIQTDVAINPGNSGGPLLNQQGAVIGIVTEKMVSRGIEGLGFALPISESLQNLDVFVQPSRSAKSMAM; encoded by the coding sequence ATGAAGAAAGGACTTTGGAGCCTACTACTTGCGCTACTCATACTTTGGTCATTTTCGTTGCCAGCTTTTGCATCTCCAGCTCCGGTGCTGAGTCAAGCTCAGAGCAATACTTCTGAGAGCCTTGCTCAGGGCAATTGCCCTAGACCGCTCCAAAGTGCGATCGCTCCAGAACCATTGTCAGCAGCCATTAGCATCAATCCTGAAGGTTTACCTCGTATTGGTGTCGCTCGCATTCGCTCTCGCATTCTGCCGGGTGTGGTCATTGGCGGGCATCATGAAGGCGTTCTCAAAATTCTTCAACAACGCTATACCGCTTCTGGGCAGTTAGATGAACAGCTAGAAGATGCAGCTTTACAAGCGATTGAGGATGAATTGGTGGATGCTGGCTACAACGTGGGCAGATCAGAGCAGCATTCGGTGTTTGATGAGCAACTGATGGAAGAATCTGAACCCGTTAGATTCTTAGTGGGGGGCAAGATTACCAAAGTAGAACTGAATTCTTACAGTTCTTTCTTCAACAGCAGAACTTCAGACCAAAGAACGATTCAGTGGGAAATCTTCGATCGCGACACCAATAAAGTGATTGTGCGACAGGCAACTACAGGTCAGGCTGAGGTGGAGGGCATTGATAACCCTGCGGCCACCTATGAAGCAATTCGCGCCAGCTTTAAGGTTCTCCTTGCCCAGCCCAGCTTTGCTAACTCCCTACAGCAGGCGGTGGGACGAGATTTAGCGCCAACTGCGGCCAAGACTTACCAAATTGCCGCTCTGTCTAGCTCCCAACTTCCCCTCTCTACAGAGCAAATTGCTAGCCATACAATTCCTTCTGTAGTTTGGATTCGCACTCCAACGGGACGAGGTACGGGCTTTGTGATCGACTCATCTGGCTTGATTTTGACCAATCAGCATGTGGTGGGTTCCGCTTTCTCAGTCAAAGTGAAGCTGTATGATGGGTCAACCCAAACGGGACGAGTGCTGAAGCGCAATGCTGCTTTTGATGTCGCGCTGGTCAAACTCGAAGGGGACGTTGGCAATCTTCCCGCTTTAGCGATCGCGGATCTTAGTGCGGTCAAGGTGGGGCAAGAAGTAGTAGCGATTGGCAATCCCATCGCTTATTCCAACACGGTGACCAAAGGCATTGTCAGTGGCATTCGCACCATTGGTAGCCGAGACCTGATTCAAACCGATGTTGCGATCAACCCTGGTAACAGTGGTGGCCCACTCCTAAACCAGCAAGGCGCTGTCATCGGGATTGTGACCGAAAAAATGGTGAGTCGAGGCATTGAAGGACTGGGCTTTGCCCTCCCAATCAGCGAATCCTTGCAGAATCTCGATGTGTTTGTGCAACCATCAAGATCTGCCAAGTCTATGGCTATGTAG
- a CDS encoding MBL fold metallo-hydrolase — protein sequence MKRRQFMRYAQAGLLAAGGMGLASGFEAYQAQTNNGLSIKWLGHTSFLFTGSGQRVLTNPFRQLGCTSGYRSPNVSTDLVLISSQLLDEGAVEEIPGEPKLLYQPGAYQVAGLQLQGISIDHDRQGGRRFGTNVAWRWQQGGITVLHLGGAAAPISIEQKILMGRPDVLLIPVGGGPKAYNAQEAKQAVQILNPKVIIPTHYRTTAADSASCDLTSVDEFLALMEGANIRQVQNDGITIKPGDLPQEGSVVRVLSYKF from the coding sequence ATGAAACGGCGACAGTTCATGCGTTACGCGCAAGCAGGTTTGTTGGCTGCTGGGGGTATGGGTCTAGCTTCTGGATTTGAGGCTTATCAAGCTCAGACCAACAATGGCTTGTCAATTAAGTGGTTAGGTCATACTTCATTTTTGTTTACAGGTAGCGGACAGCGCGTCCTCACCAATCCGTTTCGCCAACTAGGCTGCACATCTGGGTATCGTAGCCCCAACGTAAGTACCGATTTAGTTCTCATCAGCAGTCAGTTGCTAGATGAAGGAGCTGTGGAAGAAATCCCTGGCGAGCCTAAGTTGTTGTATCAGCCAGGAGCGTATCAAGTTGCGGGTCTGCAACTCCAAGGCATCAGCATTGACCACGATCGCCAGGGTGGACGACGCTTTGGCACCAATGTAGCTTGGCGATGGCAGCAAGGTGGCATTACTGTGCTGCATCTCGGTGGAGCCGCAGCTCCTATTTCCATTGAGCAAAAGATTCTGATGGGACGGCCTGATGTACTGCTGATTCCGGTAGGAGGTGGCCCTAAAGCCTACAACGCTCAGGAAGCCAAGCAAGCAGTGCAGATTTTGAATCCGAAGGTGATCATTCCGACCCATTACCGGACAACAGCGGCTGATAGCGCGAGTTGCGATTTGACTTCTGTAGATGAGTTTCTTGCCTTGATGGAGGGAGCTAATATTCGCCAAGTGCAAAACGATGGCATCACTATCAAACCGGGTGATCTGCCCCAGGAAGGCTCTGTAGTCCGCGTTCTAAGCTACAAATTTTAG